The following coding sequences lie in one Musa acuminata AAA Group cultivar baxijiao chromosome BXJ3-1, Cavendish_Baxijiao_AAA, whole genome shotgun sequence genomic window:
- the LOC135629284 gene encoding cell division cycle 20.1, cofactor of APC complex-like, which produces MSSSRSRRVEYDRFIPFRSAMDMDYARFALTGPSRPQREGSRESPSSVAYQKLLDECILKNRSRILAFKTAPEASASKLPEFDEPIRPQKKQQRRIPKEPERVLVIHGLLDDNVLNLLDWGSNNVLAIGLEDAVYLWDAAEESTKLLQPVEDREPITCIRWSPDCAVLAVAFGNSDLSLIDPATGHVVDGMEDENQAPVLSLAWRSNSILTVGRFDGTVVDYDFRKDDMFICFYNGHRRGVCSLKWSVLSGRYLASGGQDKLVHIWDACMPVSRDHPRQRQWLHRISSHTSIVKAVDWCPTRSNLLASGGVYGIYLAESVVAVEE; this is translated from the exons atgtcttcttcgcgttcTAGGCGTGTGGAGTACGACCGCTTCATCCCGTTCCGGTCGGCGATGGACATGGACTACGCACGCTTTGCCCTAACGGGGCCTTCGAGACCGCAGCGTGAAGGTTCGAGGGAATCCCCATCGAGCGTGGCGTACCAAAAGCTTCTTGACGAGTGCATTTTGAAGAACAGGTCTCGTATCCTCGCTTTCAAGACTGCACCTGAAGCGTCGGCCAGCAAGCTGCCCGAGTTTGACGAGCCCATTCGGCCGCAGAAGAAGCAGCAGAGGCGAATCCCTAAAGAACCAGAGAGGGTTTTGGTAATCCACGGCTtgttggatgataatgttttgaatctcctcgactggggaagcaataatgtgttggcGATTGGCCTTGAGGACGCAGTGTATCTCTGGGACGCTGCAGAAGAGTCGACTAAGCTTCTACAACCCGTAGAAGACAGAGAACCTATCACTTGCATCCGCTGGTCGCCAGACTGTGCAGTTCTTGCTGTCGCATTTGGCAATTCAGATTTATCCCTGATTGATCCAGCAACAGGACATGTCGTGGATGGGATGGAAGATGAGAACCAGGCCCCTGTGTTGTCACTTGCGTGGAGAAGTAATTCAATCTTGACAGTCGGAAGATTTGATGGCACTGTTGTTGATTATGACTTTAGAAAGGATGACATGTTCATCTGTTTCTATAATGGGCATCGGCGTGGagtttgtagtcttaaatggtccGTGTTGTCAGGGCGGTATTTGGCGAGTGGAGGGCAGGACAAACTAGTGCACATATGGGATGCCTGCATGCCTGTCTCACGTGACCATCCACGTCAACGTCAATGGCTTCACAGGATCAGCAGCCACACTTCCATTGTGAAGGCCGTTGACTGGTGCCCAACTCGAAGCAACCtgctggcttctggtggag TCTATGGGATTTATCTTGCTGAATCAGTTGTAGCTGTAGAAGAGTAG